In Paenibacillus kyungheensis, the following are encoded in one genomic region:
- the cysW gene encoding sulfate ABC transporter permease subunit CysW: MAGAVTAHLSHTSADRPRHINESGIVRWTLISIALLFLGLMVVLPLVCIFIEAFKKGWSVYEASITDSDALSALRLTLVVALIAVPLNTIFGIAAAWTISKFRFRGKNALITLIDLPFAVSPVIAGLVYILLFGAQGYLGPWLDEHNIQIVFALPGIVLATVFVTVPFVARELIPLMQAQGVQEEEAAASLGAKGWQIFWRVTVPNIKWGLLYGIILCNARAMGEFGAVSVVSGHIRGETNTLPLHIEILYNEYQFSASFAVSSLLVFLAVLTLLTKAFLEWQMNRRQTG; encoded by the coding sequence ATGGCTGGTGCTGTTACTGCACATCTTTCGCATACATCTGCGGATCGTCCCCGGCATATCAATGAATCAGGCATTGTACGCTGGACATTGATTAGTATTGCCCTGTTATTTCTAGGATTAATGGTGGTGTTGCCTTTAGTCTGTATTTTTATCGAAGCTTTCAAAAAAGGTTGGAGTGTATACGAAGCTTCTATTACAGATTCAGATGCTTTGTCAGCACTACGCTTAACATTAGTCGTCGCTTTGATTGCTGTACCGCTGAATACGATATTTGGTATAGCGGCGGCATGGACGATTAGTAAATTTCGTTTTCGTGGTAAAAATGCGCTGATTACGTTGATTGATTTACCTTTTGCTGTATCGCCTGTTATTGCAGGGTTGGTTTATATTTTGTTATTTGGTGCTCAAGGATATCTTGGACCATGGTTAGATGAGCATAATATTCAGATTGTGTTTGCTTTGCCGGGGATTGTATTAGCAACTGTTTTTGTCACTGTTCCTTTTGTAGCGCGTGAATTAATTCCACTCATGCAAGCACAAGGGGTACAGGAAGAAGAAGCGGCAGCAAGTCTTGGAGCGAAAGGCTGGCAAATCTTCTGGCGGGTGACTGTGCCCAATATTAAATGGGGCTTACTGTACGGCATTATTTTGTGTAATGCACGCGCTATGGGCGAATTTGGAGCTGTATCGGTGGTATCCGGTCATATTCGCGGAGAAACCAATACATTACCACTGCATATCGAAATTTTGTATAATGAATATCAATTTTCCGCTTCATTTGCAGTGTCGTCGTTACTGGTATTTCTAGCGGTATTGACGTTATTGACCAAAGCTTTTTTGGAATGGCAAATGAATCGTCGCCAAACAGGGTAA
- the speD gene encoding adenosylmethionine decarboxylase yields MGLTPQQRIQLHNFNNLTKSLSFNMYDICYTRTKEEREAYLAYIDEQYNADRLGKILTNVCDIIGAHVLNVAKQDYIPQGASVTMLISEGPVETAPNASFEESPGPLPEHVLMHLDKSHITVHTYPEYHPDEGISTFRADVDVSTCGEISPLKALNFLIHSFDTDIMTMDYRVRGFTRDIQGHKLFIDHDISSIQNYIPSEIKDTYDMIDVNVYQENIFHTKCKLKKFDLDNYLFGYTKETLTEEDQDQITQRLKMEMDEIYYAKNMNTDRSV; encoded by the coding sequence ATGGGATTGACACCGCAACAGCGCATTCAGCTTCATAATTTTAACAACTTAACAAAATCTTTGAGCTTCAATATGTACGATATTTGCTATACACGTACGAAAGAAGAGCGTGAAGCCTATCTTGCTTATATTGATGAACAATACAATGCAGATCGTCTAGGAAAAATCTTAACGAATGTATGTGATATTATTGGAGCTCATGTGCTGAATGTGGCGAAGCAAGATTATATTCCACAAGGAGCAAGTGTAACGATGTTGATCTCTGAAGGTCCGGTAGAGACAGCACCTAATGCTTCTTTTGAAGAATCACCTGGTCCATTGCCAGAGCATGTATTGATGCATCTGGATAAAAGTCATATTACCGTGCATACGTATCCTGAATACCATCCTGATGAAGGTATCAGTACATTCCGCGCGGATGTTGATGTGTCTACTTGTGGCGAAATCTCACCACTAAAAGCATTGAACTTCCTTATTCATTCATTTGATACGGATATTATGACAATGGATTATCGGGTACGTGGATTTACTCGTGATATTCAAGGACACAAGCTATTTATCGATCATGATATTAGCTCGATCCAGAACTATATTCCTTCTGAAATCAAAGACACTTACGATATGATCGATGTGAACGTGTATCAAGAAAATATTTTCCATACAAAATGTAAATTAAAAAAATTTGATCTGGATAATTATCTATTCGGGTATACCAAAGAAACATTGACCGAAGAAGATCAAGATCAGATTACACAACGTCTCAAAATGGAAATGGACGAAATCTATTACGCCAAAAATATGAATACAGATCGTTCGGTCTAG
- the cysT gene encoding sulfate ABC transporter permease subunit CysT — translation MSTQPVRTTKLRPSKARTILPGFGLSMGFTIAYLSLIVLIPLASIFIKTTELSWVQFWHTILDPRVLASYRISFGTAFCAAAINLIFGLLLSWVLVRYRFPGKKVIDSLIDLPFALPTAVAGIALTTIYAPNGWIGHLFTPLGWKIAYTPLGITIALIFIGIPFVVRTVQPVLQDLNQETEEAAVMLGAYRWRTFYRVVLPQLMPALLTGFALAFARGIGEYGSVVFISGNMPLKTEIAPLLIMTKLEQYDYAGATAIALVMLIISFLLLLLINFMQWRLNRRTIEGG, via the coding sequence ATGAGTACTCAACCTGTTCGTACCACCAAGCTTCGTCCATCCAAAGCACGTACTATTTTGCCGGGGTTCGGATTGTCGATGGGGTTCACGATTGCTTATTTAAGTCTAATTGTTTTGATTCCATTGGCAAGTATTTTTATCAAAACGACCGAACTCAGTTGGGTACAGTTCTGGCATACCATTCTTGATCCGCGTGTATTGGCATCGTATCGAATTAGTTTTGGCACTGCTTTTTGCGCGGCAGCCATTAATCTGATATTCGGGCTACTGTTATCATGGGTGCTGGTGCGTTATCGTTTTCCAGGTAAAAAGGTGATCGATAGCTTAATCGATTTGCCGTTTGCTTTGCCAACAGCTGTAGCAGGGATCGCATTAACAACAATTTATGCACCGAATGGGTGGATAGGGCATTTATTTACCCCGCTCGGTTGGAAAATTGCTTATACCCCTCTGGGTATCACGATTGCGCTGATCTTTATCGGTATTCCTTTTGTCGTCCGTACGGTTCAGCCAGTATTGCAAGACTTGAATCAAGAAACAGAAGAAGCCGCAGTGATGTTAGGTGCTTATCGCTGGCGAACTTTTTATCGAGTGGTATTGCCACAATTAATGCCTGCTTTATTGACAGGCTTTGCACTGGCATTTGCTCGTGGTATAGGGGAATACGGATCTGTTGTATTTATTTCAGGTAATATGCCACTCAAAACAGAGATTGCGCCACTGCTAATTATGACCAAATTAGAACAGTATGATTATGCAGGAGCTACAGCGATTGCATTGGTAATGTTAATTATTTCGTTTTTGTTGTTATTGCTGATTAATTTTATGCAATGGCGGTTAAATCGCCGCACGATTGAAGGCGGATAG
- a CDS encoding cyclodeaminase/cyclohydrolase family protein encodes MNKEVNTVSWDQSLREVMKQLGEAEPTPGGGSVSAIVAALGAAMTSMTAHFSQGEGYEEVQVEVNQALQDMDKIRSACEHLMNKDMESFGQYIEALRLPHHTDKEKQERKQTLQTMKLQSIDIPLQLMECCLYGLYSASPLIEICNRTVLSDVGISIILFEASAQSLLLTVEINLVTLQDEEQHHYYQQRADSFMQKVTTLKQKCLTQVRQRIASDHA; translated from the coding sequence GTGAATAAAGAAGTCAATACAGTGTCTTGGGATCAATCTTTGCGTGAAGTGATGAAGCAGTTAGGAGAAGCAGAACCGACACCGGGTGGAGGTAGTGTGTCTGCAATTGTTGCAGCGCTCGGTGCAGCGATGACTTCGATGACCGCCCACTTTTCGCAAGGCGAAGGATATGAAGAAGTGCAAGTAGAAGTGAATCAAGCACTACAAGATATGGATAAGATCAGAAGTGCTTGTGAGCATTTGATGAATAAAGATATGGAATCATTTGGACAATATATTGAAGCTTTACGTCTGCCACATCATACTGACAAAGAAAAGCAGGAACGCAAGCAAACGCTACAGACGATGAAATTACAGTCGATTGATATTCCGCTACAGTTAATGGAATGTTGTCTTTATGGTCTGTATAGCGCATCACCGTTGATTGAGATATGCAATCGAACTGTTTTGTCGGATGTCGGTATCAGTATTATTTTGTTTGAAGCTTCGGCGCAATCTTTACTGCTAACCGTAGAAATTAATCTGGTGACTCTTCAAGATGAAGAACAACATCATTATTACCAACAGCGTGCAGATAGCTTTATGCAAAAAGTAACTACATTAAAACAAAAATGTCTAACACAAGTTCGACAACGTATCGCTAGTGATCATGCGTAG
- a CDS encoding DUF6985 domain-containing protein: MSETILRKIDRRKEDWGAEFYAPVFNQYMGVYVGDPDISTEAVEKVVQAFNQLDQDTLAKLFQFSWDYCKSFCDYVGDQECPSIQQPEEILQYIEPIDMMIEMDPERTETIIRIELNCDWEVEHGLEWLIRDQQILYVGSCEVPDAWKELSYYENYSLNFAFGNNYDNL; the protein is encoded by the coding sequence ATGAGTGAAACTATTCTACGAAAAATAGACCGACGCAAAGAAGATTGGGGCGCAGAGTTCTATGCCCCTGTTTTTAATCAATATATGGGCGTCTATGTTGGTGATCCGGACATTTCTACAGAAGCGGTAGAAAAAGTAGTTCAAGCGTTTAATCAGTTGGATCAGGATACCCTTGCTAAATTATTTCAATTTTCATGGGATTACTGCAAAAGCTTCTGCGATTATGTAGGCGACCAAGAGTGTCCGTCTATTCAACAACCAGAAGAAATTTTACAGTATATCGAACCTATTGATATGATGATAGAGATGGATCCCGAACGAACCGAGACGATTATTCGTATAGAGCTAAATTGCGATTGGGAAGTAGAACATGGATTAGAATGGTTGATTCGAGATCAGCAAATTTTGTATGTAGGTAGTTGCGAAGTTCCTGATGCATGGAAAGAACTATCATACTATGAGAACTACAGTCTTAATTTCGCTTTTGGTAACAATTACGATAATCTTTAG